Proteins encoded in a region of the Bombiscardovia apis genome:
- a CDS encoding prepilin peptidase: MVYLVPLPGLAVVALLAYSDVRTRRIPRAWTLLGVIVQLLTILAYCAVRQQDLWSIVLAVSIGSVCAIIQAALALIRPGALGLGDVGATALASLSIGILGWPAAILFWLFMGLLGIVAMVFYYHWPLSTQLTKQSIKRKPLPFVTVIVTAGLATTLASFLLSM; encoded by the coding sequence GTGGTCTACCTTGTTCCTTTGCCCGGCCTGGCGGTCGTGGCCTTGCTCGCCTATTCCGACGTGCGTACCAGACGCATTCCGCGCGCCTGGACCCTGCTCGGTGTCATCGTGCAGTTACTAACCATACTGGCATACTGTGCGGTCAGACAGCAAGATCTATGGTCCATCGTGCTTGCGGTCAGTATTGGATCAGTGTGTGCAATCATTCAAGCAGCCCTCGCTCTCATACGACCCGGTGCTCTTGGTCTTGGAGATGTGGGCGCAACCGCTTTAGCCAGCCTGAGCATAGGAATACTGGGCTGGCCTGCGGCCATTCTTTTCTGGCTCTTCATGGGTCTATTGGGGATAGTTGCAATGGTATTTTATTACCATTGGCCTCTATCTACACAACTTACGAAGCAGTCAATTAAGCGCAAACCCCTGCCGTTTGTTACCGTGATTGTAACGGCAGGGTTAGCGACCACCCTAGCAAGTTTCCTTCTCAGCATGTAA
- the aroC gene encoding chorismate synthase, which produces MLRWQTAGESHGEALVAMIEGLPAGISICSHDIADALARRRLGYGRGARMNFEEDRVHLLAGVRHGLTLGSPVAIEIENTEWPKWEQVMSADPLPQGMELSAQGRNAPLSRPRPGHADLSGMRKYAFDDARPVLERSSARETASRVALGTVAAHFLEQTLGIRTASHVLSIGGAGIDRDDTSYELPRPEDREALDASPVRTLDPSAQDQMIARIDQAKADADTLGGVFEVVAYGVPAGLGTHVEADRRLDAALASAFIGIQAIKGVEIGEGFAEAERPGSQAQDEIVKGVDGRLTRESNRAGGIEGGMSDGQVIRVRAAMKPISSIPKALRTVDVKTGEAATAINQRSDTTAVPAAAVIGEAMMNLVLAQFALEKFGGDSVQEVRRNAQAYLASWPEGLR; this is translated from the coding sequence ATGTTGCGTTGGCAGACGGCTGGAGAGTCCCACGGCGAGGCCCTAGTAGCCATGATTGAGGGGCTGCCTGCTGGAATCAGCATTTGCAGTCACGATATTGCTGACGCTTTGGCTCGGCGCCGCTTAGGCTACGGTCGTGGCGCTCGTATGAATTTTGAAGAAGACCGGGTACATCTGCTAGCTGGGGTTCGTCACGGGCTAACCTTGGGTTCCCCGGTAGCTATTGAAATAGAAAATACCGAATGGCCCAAATGGGAGCAGGTCATGAGTGCAGACCCTCTGCCACAAGGTATGGAGCTATCAGCGCAGGGGCGCAATGCTCCACTGAGTAGGCCTAGGCCGGGGCATGCTGATTTGAGTGGCATGCGCAAATATGCTTTCGATGACGCGCGTCCGGTTTTGGAACGTTCGAGCGCTCGTGAAACGGCTTCCCGTGTGGCTTTAGGTACCGTAGCTGCTCATTTCTTAGAGCAGACGCTTGGTATTCGTACCGCTTCCCACGTGCTTTCTATTGGTGGAGCGGGTATCGACCGAGATGACACCAGTTATGAACTTCCTCGGCCGGAGGACCGCGAAGCCTTAGATGCATCGCCGGTGCGCACACTCGACCCTTCGGCACAAGATCAGATGATAGCCCGTATAGACCAAGCTAAGGCCGATGCTGACACGCTGGGTGGTGTTTTTGAGGTGGTGGCTTATGGCGTTCCAGCAGGTTTGGGTACACACGTCGAAGCAGACCGTCGTTTGGACGCAGCTTTGGCTTCAGCTTTTATTGGCATTCAAGCCATTAAAGGTGTGGAAATCGGTGAGGGCTTTGCTGAAGCGGAACGACCCGGTTCTCAGGCACAAGACGAAATCGTCAAAGGCGTAGACGGTCGTTTGACCCGCGAGAGCAATCGTGCTGGCGGTATTGAGGGCGGTATGTCAGATGGGCAGGTCATTCGAGTCAGGGCGGCCATGAAGCCTATCTCGTCAATTCCCAAGGCTTTGCGCACCGTCGACGTGAAGACGGGGGAGGCTGCTACCGCTATTAATCAGCGTTCTGACACTACTGCGGTGCCGGCTGCTGCGGTCATTGGTGAAGCCATGATGAATTTGGTATTGGCCCAGTTTGCTCTTGAAAAGTTTGGCGGCGATTCTGTACAAGAAGTTCGGCGCAACGCTCAGGCTTATTTAGCTTCCTGGCCGGAGGGACTGCGATGA
- the ruvX gene encoding Holliday junction resolvase RuvX: protein MRWMGVDLGEARVGLALSDPELTLAHPAGNIEVSGDYFQAFNQVIECCEQESVTRIVVGYPLLLSGEEGHSAKKAKRWSKSLTRQLKELASKGQLMLVEVPEVELKDERLTTVSAHRQLIEAGLGNRQHRPKVDQQSAVVLLQAALDEFAQTRRSNIA from the coding sequence ATACGATGGATGGGAGTGGATTTGGGCGAGGCCCGGGTTGGTCTTGCCCTGTCCGATCCGGAGCTGACGCTGGCCCACCCTGCTGGAAATATTGAAGTTAGCGGAGATTATTTCCAAGCGTTCAACCAAGTTATTGAATGTTGTGAGCAGGAAAGCGTGACCCGTATTGTTGTGGGCTATCCTTTGCTACTTAGCGGCGAAGAAGGACACAGTGCTAAGAAAGCGAAACGCTGGTCCAAATCATTGACCAGACAGCTGAAGGAGTTGGCAAGTAAAGGGCAGCTCATGCTAGTTGAGGTACCAGAAGTGGAACTTAAAGACGAACGGCTGACGACGGTGAGCGCGCACCGACAGTTGATAGAAGCAGGTTTGGGCAATAGGCAGCACCGGCCCAAGGTAGATCAGCAATCCGCTGTAGTATTATTACAGGCGGCTCTGGACGAATTCGCGCAGACACGAAGGAGCAATATTGCCTGA
- the aroQ gene encoding type II 3-dehydroquinate dehydratase: MNEGSHYSQSQKPTKVVVVNGPNLGRLGVREPDVYGHQDLATLRLDCQDWGRELGLQVEVRQSDDEGEVISWMHEAVDQGTPIVMNPAAFTHYSYGLADAAAQVTSAGLPLLEVHISNPASREAFRRHSVISPVATGTITGMGFYGYKLALESVAHTLRESAD; the protein is encoded by the coding sequence ATGAACGAGGGCAGTCACTATAGTCAATCGCAGAAGCCAACGAAGGTTGTGGTGGTCAATGGTCCCAACCTTGGGCGCTTAGGCGTGCGTGAGCCGGACGTGTATGGTCACCAGGATTTGGCAACCCTTCGGCTGGACTGTCAAGACTGGGGGCGTGAGCTTGGCTTGCAGGTAGAAGTACGCCAGAGCGATGACGAGGGCGAGGTCATCTCGTGGATGCATGAAGCCGTGGATCAGGGCACGCCAATTGTGATGAATCCGGCGGCTTTTACTCATTACAGCTACGGTCTGGCTGATGCCGCAGCCCAGGTCACTAGTGCAGGATTGCCTTTACTTGAGGTTCATATCTCCAATCCTGCCTCACGCGAAGCTTTCCGGCGGCATAGCGTTATTTCTCCAGTTGCTACTGGAACCATTACCGGCATGGGTTTCTACGGCTACAAGCTAGCTCTTGAATCGGTGGCCCACACCTTGCGAGAGAGTGCAGACTAA
- the mltG gene encoding endolytic transglycosylase MltG — MPDDMHDFFASDEHWASADDLIPATAPPPPPLSRRQKRQALAEARERAKRRRIIGLVIAVIACVSVVVCAVIGVNFIRNASNRFEPTKTIAADWPGPGSGSVEFSIETGQGADLIARNLVKAGVVKSSEAFLQALSNEGATGRIQPGVFQLKSQMKSSDVVTILTDPKQAGGFLEVRAGDRARDVIARAARISGLQQADFDAIVNAKGNGILPPEAAGSFEGWLEPGTYNVKEMKSAQQVLRTIVDKRIAKLDALGLPQGAQREDLLNIASIAEAEVNKSDYYGKVVRVIDNRVQQGMTLGMDSTVAYSNNVSALKLTNDMLNDSSDPYNTRVHKGLPPTPIGNAGDRALQAALKPEAGNWLYFVTVNMDTGETKFTSSSQEFNSYVQEYKAWESQHNAG, encoded by the coding sequence TTGCCTGACGATATGCATGATTTCTTTGCCAGCGATGAGCACTGGGCCAGCGCCGATGATTTGATTCCTGCAACAGCCCCTCCGCCTCCGCCTCTTTCAAGACGGCAGAAGAGACAAGCTCTTGCAGAGGCTCGCGAGCGTGCCAAACGACGGAGAATAATCGGTCTCGTTATAGCTGTCATAGCTTGCGTTTCAGTGGTGGTATGCGCTGTAATAGGGGTGAACTTTATTCGTAACGCTTCCAATCGCTTTGAACCTACAAAAACCATTGCTGCCGATTGGCCTGGTCCAGGTAGCGGTTCGGTTGAATTCTCCATCGAGACCGGACAAGGTGCAGACCTTATCGCGCGCAATCTGGTCAAAGCCGGAGTCGTAAAGTCTTCTGAAGCATTCTTGCAGGCCTTGAGCAACGAGGGAGCCACCGGTAGAATTCAACCTGGAGTGTTCCAGCTTAAGTCTCAGATGAAATCTTCGGACGTTGTAACGATTTTGACTGATCCCAAGCAAGCGGGTGGCTTCTTGGAAGTGAGAGCAGGCGACCGCGCTCGTGATGTGATTGCTCGGGCCGCTCGAATTTCGGGTCTACAACAAGCAGACTTCGACGCGATAGTCAATGCAAAGGGCAACGGTATTCTACCTCCCGAAGCAGCAGGCAGCTTTGAAGGTTGGCTGGAACCCGGAACTTACAATGTTAAAGAAATGAAATCGGCTCAACAAGTGTTGCGGACGATTGTGGACAAGCGTATCGCCAAACTCGACGCTCTGGGATTACCTCAGGGAGCTCAGCGTGAAGATTTGCTGAACATCGCCTCTATAGCTGAGGCGGAAGTCAACAAGTCCGATTATTACGGCAAAGTAGTCCGTGTGATTGACAACCGAGTCCAGCAGGGTATGACTTTGGGCATGGACAGCACTGTGGCCTACAGCAATAATGTGTCAGCTCTCAAATTAACCAACGACATGCTCAATGATTCCAGTGACCCCTACAATACGCGGGTGCATAAGGGGTTGCCTCCAACTCCGATAGGGAATGCCGGCGACCGTGCTCTCCAAGCTGCACTCAAACCTGAAGCAGGTAATTGGCTTTACTTCGTAACCGTCAATATGGATACGGGAGAGACAAAGTTTACCTCTAGCTCGCAGGAATTCAATAGCTATGTACAGGAGTACAAGGCTTGGGAATCCCAGCACAACGCTGGCTGA
- the rpsD gene encoding 30S ribosomal protein S4, with translation MTNVQRSRRQVRLSRALGIALTPKAQRLFEKRPYAPGEHGRTRRRTESDYAIRLREKQRLRAQYGVSEKQLRAAYERGTKESGQTGDAMMRDLESRLDALVLRAGIARTTAQARQYVVHRHIMVDGNIVDRPSYRVKPGQTIQVKPKSQTTVPFQIAAEGVHRDVLPAVPGYLDVDLASLKATVTRVPEVSEIPVQVNIQYVVEFYAR, from the coding sequence ATGACTAACGTTCAGCGCTCCCGCCGTCAGGTTCGCCTGTCGCGCGCCCTGGGCATCGCACTGACCCCTAAGGCTCAGCGCCTGTTCGAGAAGCGTCCTTATGCTCCTGGTGAGCACGGCCGCACTCGTCGTCGTACCGAGTCCGATTACGCCATCCGTCTGCGCGAAAAGCAGCGTTTACGGGCACAGTATGGTGTTTCCGAGAAGCAGCTGCGCGCAGCTTATGAGCGCGGCACCAAAGAGTCGGGTCAGACCGGCGATGCCATGATGCGTGACCTCGAGTCCCGTCTGGATGCTTTGGTTTTGCGTGCCGGCATTGCCCGCACCACTGCTCAGGCTCGTCAGTACGTGGTTCACCGTCACATCATGGTAGACGGCAACATCGTCGATCGTCCTTCTTACCGCGTCAAGCCTGGCCAGACCATTCAGGTCAAGCCCAAGAGCCAGACCACGGTTCCTTTCCAGATTGCAGCCGAAGGCGTTCACCGCGACGTTCTTCCCGCAGTTCCCGGTTACTTGGATGTCGACTTGGCTTCCCTCAAGGCCACGGTTACCCGTGTTCCTGAGGTTTCCGAGATCCCGGTTCAGGTCAACATTCAGTACGTGGTCGAGTTCTACGCCCGCTGA
- a CDS encoding DUF948 domain-containing protein: MDIGQIAGLIAAIAFAILAGFLIYPLIRLGKLFDQIADTVRQTGIHAMPAIDESATTVRQVNQSLADVNRISAAASTTAGNVGALTDLYGSMLGKPLIKAAAAIYALRTTVRSFFSGGKDESTQESGQATATPASGTQGSRVS, from the coding sequence ATGGACATTGGTCAGATTGCGGGCCTGATAGCTGCCATCGCGTTTGCAATTCTCGCGGGTTTCCTTATTTATCCGCTGATTCGGCTGGGTAAGTTATTTGACCAAATCGCCGATACTGTGCGCCAAACCGGTATTCATGCCATGCCTGCCATAGATGAATCGGCCACCACAGTGCGTCAGGTCAACCAGTCACTGGCTGATGTCAACCGTATTTCTGCCGCCGCCTCCACCACTGCCGGCAACGTAGGCGCCTTGACCGACTTGTACGGTTCCATGTTGGGTAAACCTCTCATTAAGGCAGCCGCTGCAATCTATGCCTTGCGTACCACCGTTCGCTCCTTCTTCTCGGGCGGTAAAGATGAGAGTACACAAGAGTCCGGGCAGGCAACAGCCACGCCAGCGAGTGGGACTCAGGGAAGTAGGGTGTCCTAA
- the alaS gene encoding alanine--tRNA ligase, whose protein sequence is MRTSEIANRFLTYFEQQGHMVQPSASLISSDPTILFTIAGMVPFIPYLMGEQTPPSRRMASNQKCVRTLDIDEVGKTTRHGTFFQMLGNFSFGDYFKEEAIHYAWQLLTSSQDQGGYGFDPESLWVTTYTDDEEARSIWKNEGFDPAHMEILGMEDNFWTTGGPGPGGPCSEIYVDRGPAYGKEGGPSADENRYIEIWDLVFENFQVDNVKSKTDLHIVGELQNKNIDTGAGLERLAYLLQGKQNIYETDEVFPVIEAAQRLSGQQYGDNEEADVRMRVVADHVRSALMIMSDGVRPSNVGRGYVLRRLLRRTVRSMRMLGVTDPVLPSLFPVSKEAMVASYPELNQTFPEVSEAAYGEEDAFRHTLENGTTILDVAVNKAKQGKEPVVSGQDAFTLHDTYGFPIELTLEMAQEQGVKVDEGKFRELMNEQKSRARADALKKRHNVDLSVYDDLKKELSQPIEFLGYTDFSSRARVLGIVQEGKGAVPAVSAPATVEVILDRTPFYAQAGGQLADQGEILSDDGAVLEVDDVQKPVKGLIAHQCRLTEGTLTLDAQVTATIDPERRGAIARSHTATHMVHKALQEELGPQATQRGSEDAPNRLRFDFQWSSAPSRDAMESVEARVNDRLRDNLAVTTQEMKFDDAIALGAMHIFGEKYGDIVRVVSIGADGWSRELCGGTHVDHVGKIGTVSIMSEASVGTGVRRVDAVVGQGAYEYNAREHALVSQLSDKLGARPDDLAERVSNLLAKLKESDRRLNQMYEDQLAQTVPALVQQAQESPATVKIAARNVGHFGSIEALRKTVTQVRAQLGDQAPTVVALAGVNEEEKPIVLVATNESARKMGLKAGDLVRGASQMLGGGGGGKPDFAQGGGQDASLIDGALKALSNQAQQV, encoded by the coding sequence ATGCGCACATCAGAAATTGCGAATCGCTTCCTCACCTACTTTGAGCAGCAGGGTCACATGGTTCAGCCCTCAGCATCTCTGATCTCTTCGGATCCCACGATTCTTTTCACTATCGCTGGTATGGTGCCTTTTATCCCTTACCTGATGGGGGAGCAGACTCCACCTTCGCGCAGGATGGCTTCCAACCAGAAGTGCGTGCGTACACTTGATATTGACGAAGTTGGTAAGACAACGCGCCACGGTACTTTCTTCCAAATGCTCGGTAACTTTTCCTTTGGTGATTACTTCAAGGAAGAGGCCATCCACTACGCTTGGCAACTGCTGACCAGTTCGCAAGACCAAGGGGGCTATGGTTTCGACCCAGAGAGCCTGTGGGTCACCACGTATACAGATGATGAAGAAGCACGTTCCATTTGGAAAAATGAAGGTTTCGACCCTGCCCATATGGAGATTTTGGGTATGGAAGACAATTTCTGGACCACTGGCGGCCCCGGCCCCGGCGGCCCCTGTTCTGAAATCTACGTGGACCGTGGCCCAGCTTACGGCAAAGAGGGCGGTCCTTCAGCAGACGAGAATCGTTATATCGAAATCTGGGACTTGGTGTTTGAAAACTTCCAAGTCGACAACGTAAAGTCAAAGACTGACTTGCATATCGTTGGCGAACTCCAGAACAAAAACATCGATACTGGTGCTGGCTTGGAGCGCTTGGCCTATCTGTTGCAGGGCAAGCAGAACATCTACGAGACAGATGAAGTCTTCCCGGTAATTGAGGCAGCTCAGCGTCTCAGTGGACAGCAGTATGGCGACAACGAAGAGGCAGACGTGCGCATGCGCGTGGTGGCTGACCATGTGCGCTCGGCTCTGATGATTATGAGCGATGGAGTGCGCCCCTCAAACGTGGGCCGTGGCTATGTACTGCGTCGCCTACTGCGCCGTACCGTGCGTTCCATGCGCATGCTGGGTGTCACTGATCCAGTCTTGCCTTCTCTCTTCCCCGTCTCGAAGGAAGCTATGGTTGCTTCCTATCCTGAGCTGAACCAGACCTTCCCAGAAGTTTCCGAAGCTGCTTACGGTGAGGAAGATGCCTTCCGCCATACGCTTGAGAACGGCACCACCATTTTGGACGTGGCCGTCAATAAAGCCAAGCAGGGCAAGGAGCCGGTCGTTTCCGGCCAGGATGCTTTTACCCTTCACGACACCTACGGTTTCCCCATTGAGCTCACGCTAGAAATGGCTCAGGAACAGGGAGTGAAGGTAGACGAAGGCAAGTTCCGCGAGCTCATGAACGAGCAGAAGTCGAGGGCTCGGGCCGATGCACTCAAGAAGCGCCACAATGTGGACTTGAGCGTTTACGACGATTTGAAGAAAGAGCTGAGCCAGCCCATCGAATTCTTGGGTTACACGGACTTCTCTAGCCGTGCCCGTGTGCTTGGAATTGTGCAAGAAGGTAAGGGCGCTGTGCCTGCCGTAAGCGCTCCAGCGACTGTAGAAGTGATTCTTGATCGCACACCTTTCTATGCGCAAGCAGGCGGCCAGTTGGCCGATCAGGGCGAGATTCTTAGCGATGATGGTGCTGTGCTTGAGGTCGACGATGTGCAGAAGCCGGTGAAGGGCTTAATCGCCCACCAGTGCCGCTTAACTGAAGGTACATTAACATTAGATGCACAGGTGACGGCAACTATCGATCCTGAGCGCCGTGGAGCCATTGCTCGCTCCCACACCGCTACGCACATGGTGCACAAGGCTCTACAGGAAGAGTTAGGGCCGCAGGCTACCCAGCGAGGTTCTGAGGATGCGCCCAACCGTCTTCGCTTTGACTTCCAGTGGTCTTCGGCCCCCAGCCGGGATGCTATGGAATCGGTAGAAGCGCGTGTCAACGATCGTTTGCGCGACAATCTTGCCGTTACCACGCAAGAGATGAAGTTTGACGATGCTATCGCACTTGGCGCTATGCACATCTTCGGCGAGAAGTACGGAGACATTGTCCGAGTGGTTTCGATTGGTGCGGATGGTTGGAGCCGAGAGCTGTGCGGCGGCACCCACGTAGACCATGTAGGCAAGATTGGCACTGTCTCGATTATGTCGGAAGCCTCAGTAGGCACCGGCGTACGAAGGGTCGATGCTGTAGTTGGCCAGGGAGCTTACGAATATAATGCTCGTGAACACGCTCTCGTTTCTCAGCTTTCCGACAAGCTCGGTGCCCGCCCAGACGATTTGGCGGAGCGTGTCTCTAACTTGCTGGCTAAGCTCAAAGAGTCTGACCGCCGTCTGAATCAGATGTATGAGGATCAGCTAGCTCAAACAGTACCGGCACTTGTTCAGCAGGCTCAGGAGTCTCCTGCAACAGTCAAGATTGCAGCTCGTAATGTCGGTCATTTCGGCTCCATTGAAGCCTTGCGCAAGACTGTAACTCAGGTACGCGCTCAGCTAGGCGATCAGGCTCCAACCGTAGTCGCACTGGCTGGTGTGAATGAGGAAGAGAAGCCGATCGTGCTCGTTGCTACCAACGAATCTGCTCGCAAGATGGGATTGAAAGCTGGCGACTTGGTCCGTGGCGCTTCTCAGATGCTGGGTGGTGGTGGCGGCGGCAAGCCTGACTTCGCCCAAGGCGGTGGTCAAGATGCTTCGCTCATTGATGGAGCCCTGAAAGCCTTGAGTAATCAGGCCCAGCAGGTCTGA
- a CDS encoding phage holin family protein, with protein MNSFLSRWLVMTISVGVMVLLLPGMTAVGKPPIFGIAAFALFMALINASIKPLIRLLTMPLTIVTFGIFSLLLNWFFMSLSSWLAIGLFGVGVHIRGFLWSILGSIIISIVNSIVTAAMDR; from the coding sequence ATGAACAGTTTCTTATCTCGTTGGTTGGTAATGACAATCTCGGTAGGTGTGATGGTGCTCCTACTTCCCGGCATGACTGCCGTAGGTAAACCACCTATTTTCGGCATTGCGGCTTTTGCCCTCTTTATGGCTCTCATCAACGCTTCGATTAAACCTCTGATTCGCCTTTTGACGATGCCCTTGACCATTGTGACATTTGGCATCTTCTCACTCCTGCTGAACTGGTTCTTTATGTCGCTTTCTTCTTGGCTTGCCATTGGCTTGTTTGGCGTTGGCGTTCATATTCGCGGGTTCTTGTGGTCAATTCTGGGAAGCATCATCATCTCCATTGTGAACTCAATCGTTACCGCAGCAATGGATCGCTGA
- a CDS encoding bifunctional shikimate kinase/3-dehydroquinate synthase has product MSHSQAMPRAVVIGMPGAGKTRVGKMAASLLHLPFKDADQLVEVQVGQTISELIETRGERVFRQIERDVVCDEIHQFEGGIFALGGGSPMTPDIYDALMEYRRLGGTVVFLDADPEEASTRAAHGSKRPLLANDAKNRWMELYRERQPVYQGLATVSIPSHGTTPKVMAQRLTDALYERVVHVSGTEPYDVRIGPGVSSKLRILLGEDTSRVALIHTRPVQRHADHVRALLRQSGYQVSDIAIPDAEAGKKVDVANGVWTRLAEDGFTRSDAVVGLGGGAVTDLAGFVAATWMRGIRYVNCPTSLLAMVDASAGGKTGINIPQGKNLVGSFYTPLGVLADLRVLNTLPTDIFVEGLGEVAKCGFITDPHILQILEDHAQELRSFDGSEPEQWIEEVAAELIERSISVKSRYVSVDLKESGPREFLNYGHTLGHAIEQIEHFTWRHGQAVSVGMVFAAELSSIVGHINQDLVDYHRELLTSLGLRTSWSGGSWQQVLDLMHKDKKARGNQLRFIILDDIGHPVHLNNPPLDAVREAFERIRS; this is encoded by the coding sequence ATGAGTCATTCTCAAGCAATGCCGCGTGCTGTTGTAATCGGCATGCCCGGTGCTGGGAAAACCCGGGTGGGTAAGATGGCTGCTTCCCTCTTGCACTTACCTTTCAAAGATGCTGACCAGCTTGTTGAAGTGCAAGTTGGGCAAACCATATCTGAGCTCATTGAGACACGGGGTGAGCGGGTTTTCCGCCAAATTGAGCGTGACGTAGTCTGTGATGAGATCCACCAGTTCGAGGGTGGTATTTTTGCTTTAGGTGGGGGTTCACCCATGACCCCCGATATTTACGATGCCTTGATGGAATATCGCCGTTTGGGCGGTACCGTAGTTTTTTTGGATGCTGACCCTGAAGAAGCTAGCACTCGAGCTGCCCACGGCTCTAAGCGCCCACTTTTGGCGAACGATGCTAAAAATCGTTGGATGGAACTCTACCGAGAGCGTCAACCGGTCTATCAAGGCTTGGCTACGGTTTCTATTCCCTCGCATGGTACTACGCCTAAAGTGATGGCTCAGCGTTTGACCGATGCTCTTTACGAGCGTGTGGTGCATGTCAGTGGTACTGAACCCTATGATGTGCGTATTGGCCCGGGGGTGAGTTCAAAGCTGCGCATCTTGCTTGGTGAGGATACATCTCGTGTGGCTTTGATACACACGAGGCCGGTGCAACGCCATGCCGACCATGTGCGAGCACTCTTGCGTCAGTCTGGTTATCAGGTGAGTGATATTGCTATACCGGATGCTGAAGCCGGTAAAAAAGTGGACGTAGCCAATGGTGTGTGGACTCGACTGGCGGAGGATGGTTTTACCCGTTCCGATGCTGTTGTGGGTCTTGGTGGGGGAGCGGTCACCGATTTGGCTGGCTTCGTGGCAGCGACTTGGATGCGGGGTATTCGCTATGTGAACTGCCCGACTTCCTTGCTCGCTATGGTCGATGCATCCGCTGGCGGCAAAACTGGTATCAATATTCCTCAGGGCAAGAATTTAGTCGGTTCATTCTATACGCCTCTCGGTGTTTTGGCAGATTTGCGCGTTCTAAACACTTTACCAACTGACATTTTTGTCGAAGGTCTGGGAGAAGTTGCCAAGTGTGGTTTCATTACTGATCCGCACATTTTGCAGATTTTGGAAGACCACGCGCAGGAGTTGCGCTCCTTCGATGGTTCGGAACCTGAGCAGTGGATTGAAGAAGTAGCAGCAGAGCTGATTGAGCGGTCTATCAGTGTGAAATCGCGTTATGTGTCGGTTGATTTGAAAGAGTCAGGTCCGCGCGAGTTTCTCAACTATGGGCACACATTAGGCCATGCTATCGAACAGATTGAGCACTTTACCTGGCGGCACGGTCAGGCGGTATCTGTTGGTATGGTCTTTGCTGCCGAGCTGTCTTCTATTGTAGGTCATATCAATCAAGATTTAGTGGATTACCATCGTGAGCTCTTGACTTCCTTGGGCTTGAGAACCTCTTGGTCGGGTGGCTCTTGGCAGCAGGTGCTCGACCTGATGCATAAAGACAAAAAGGCGCGAGGTAACCAGCTCAGATTCATTATTCTAGACGACATCGGCCATCCGGTGCACTTGAATAATCCGCCATTAGACGCTGTCCGTGAAGCGTTCGAGCGTATCCGTAGCTAA
- a CDS encoding histidine phosphatase family protein, which translates to MVFRVYAVRHGQTYFNRYNRLQGWSDSPLTEQGLRDADLAAHKLESVKFQAAYSSDTNRAQVTAQRILELNKFSEPIPKLETAMNFREQFYGYFEGQDMGAAWWAAGAPHGAKSYSEIVAQYGLAATRDFLKEADPFHDAESDQEYWQRVETGFRLIASNSQVEDGSQVLLVWHGNSLLNFMYRFADQDYDLSERPANGSVTIFDFDPSLPFEQAVEIQSYNQ; encoded by the coding sequence ATGGTATTTCGTGTGTATGCTGTCCGACACGGGCAGACTTATTTTAACCGTTATAACAGGCTGCAAGGCTGGTCGGACTCTCCGCTGACCGAGCAGGGGCTTCGCGACGCAGACCTGGCTGCGCACAAGCTGGAATCAGTTAAGTTCCAAGCGGCCTATAGTTCAGATACCAACCGCGCCCAAGTTACTGCTCAGCGTATTCTCGAACTCAATAAGTTCTCAGAGCCTATCCCGAAGCTGGAAACGGCTATGAACTTCCGAGAGCAGTTTTACGGTTACTTTGAAGGCCAAGACATGGGCGCCGCTTGGTGGGCAGCGGGTGCACCGCACGGAGCAAAGTCTTATTCCGAGATTGTTGCCCAATACGGACTTGCTGCAACTCGTGATTTTCTCAAAGAGGCCGACCCTTTCCACGATGCGGAATCTGACCAAGAATACTGGCAACGTGTCGAAACAGGCTTCCGTTTAATCGCGAGCAACTCGCAAGTGGAAGATGGCTCTCAAGTATTGCTGGTATGGCATGGGAATTCCCTCTTGAATTTCATGTATCGCTTTGCTGACCAAGACTACGATTTGAGCGAAAGGCCTGCCAACGGGTCAGTCACCATCTTTGACTTCGACCCCAGCTTGCCCTTTGAACAAGCAGTTGAGATTCAGTCATATAACCAGTAA